Below is a window of Verrucomicrobiota bacterium DNA.
AGATTTAGTTATATCCTGCTTTTTGTGCATACTTCAAGGGATTTATCATACAATCTCTTCGCATTAAGAGGGTTGACTGGTGGGTGGAGGGGTGTATTTTTGAGTTTCTTCCATGCATGGTATGAAATGTGTAGCCTTTTATCGCTTAAAAAATACGAGCGATCTTTAGTTCAAAAATGAAAATAACTGAATCATTCAGTTTTTATTGTATCAATCTCTCGGGAAAAATTCCGAGTCAGAGGATTCGCCATTTTATTTACCGCTTTTTTTACGGAATCAGATTGGGACTTAATTCAGTCATATATAATAGTTGTGAGATCAGGGATGCGCACAGGATATCCATTGGAAATCATAGCTGCATTGGAGATCAATGTATCTTGGATGGGCGCGGAGGACTAACCATTGGGAATTCGGTGAACTTCTCTACTGGTGTCTGGGTTTGGACTATGCAGCATCAAGTCAATGATCCGGACTTCGCCTGTGAATCTGCAGAGGTGGTTATCGAGGACTATGCCTGGGTTAGTTGCCGTTCGGTGATTCTCCCTGGTGTCCGCATCGGTAAAGGTGCAGTGGTGGCGGCGGGTGCTGTTGTCACGAAGAGCGTGGAGCCCTATTCGATCGTTGCTGGAGTTCCAGCCAAGAAAATCGGTGAACGTTCCCAAGATCTGAGATATGAACTCAAATCCTACATTCATTTCTGGTAGAAACTGAGATTTTGCTGATAAGTGAGAAAAGACGCCCATCAGATTTCGATTTGCATACCGGTTCTGAATGCGAGGCAATATCTCTCGGAGCGCTGGCATTCGATTTGCAACCAGACCTTTCAGGAATGGGAATTGATCGTCTGCGATAGCGGCTCCGATGATGGCTCCTGTGAGTTTATTCAAAGTATAGCTGCTACAGATCATCGGGTATCCCTCCATCGTGTTCTCAGACAAGGGATCTATGCCGGAATCAATGAGTGCATCCGTCGTGCATCAGGTGAATTCATCTATATTGCTACTGCCGATGACACGATGGAGCCAGAGTGCCTGGAGCGTTTGCTTGCAACGCTCCAGAATCATCCTGAGTGCGGTATCGCGCAATGTGCGCTGACAATTATTGATGGAAGTGGCATTTCATTGCCAGAGGGGAAGCAGTGGGAACGGTATACCCTCGGCATGTATAATCCTCAGCTGGTCTCCAGACGGAACAAGCGCATGGCCCCTCATGATGGTCTTCTGCATCCGGGGCTTCTGACCATCTACACGTCCCTGACCCAGTTACTCATAAGAAAGTCGGTCTTTGGTAGATGCGGTCTATTCGACGGCCGATGGGGTGCGATCAGCGACTTCGAGTGGGGGATGCGGGTAGGGTTGCTGGAAAACTGTGTCTATATTCCCGAAAAGCTCGCCACATGGCGCCATCATGCCAGTCAGGCCACGGATCATGCTGATACCTACGTGCGCCGGGAGAAGATGCTTCAGATGGTGGATGCCGCTTTCGAGAAGTCCGTCACGATTTCCGGAGGTGGCGTTCGTTCCTCATGGTCTCAATACGCTGGGCATCTACTTGAGCGAGATCTGATCCAGATGAGGATTCAGGAATGGAGGTCAGGGCAATGTACGCTCGGCATGTTGCTCCAGGAGATTCTGCTCCGACCGACTGCCTTTCTAGGGCATTTCAAGGATGTATTCCTGAACAAGCACTGGGGGCAATGGCATCATGGGAACAGGTATCGGATGATCAGCCGTCTTCTCAAAAAGTGTATGTCTCCGGAACCAGTGTTTCTGGATTCGAAGTAATTATTTTCTCCTGTCTGTGTTTGCAAAAATAGCCAGAGTTACAAAGGGATGCCTGTGGAAGCTGAGTTGCTTGAACACTCATTTTCGTGGAAGGAGAGAGCTGCCTAAGGGGAATGCCGTAAATCCGCTCATGCTCTTCATCGACCAGAGGGCTGCTAGAGGAGATGAGGATGCCGGTTCACGGCAGATGCTGAGTTATCTAAAGCTTTTCGCGGGGAGGGGATATCAAATCGTTTTCTGGTCCTATGATGGATGTGATGACCCTCAGTCTGTCCAAGTGTTGAATTCATTGGGTATCAAGGTTCTGCATAAGGCGCCCTACATCTTCAGCTTTGAGGATTGGATCAAGGCGTTCGGTAACGATCTTAAAGTTGTCTTCCTCAGTAGGCCGCACGTGGCGGTCCAATTTCTGAATGCTATCAAAAAAAATTCTAGTGCCTCGATTGTCTATTACGGCCATGACCTCCATGTGGAGCGGATGAATCTCCAGAACATCCTCGTTCCGGGATCATTCACCGAAGAGACGGTTGAAGCAGTCAAGAACATGGAGGAGGAGTGTTGGGATAAAAGCGATGTGATCCTCTACCCGTCCATTGATGAGGTGAACTTACTGCGTGAAAAGTATCCTCATCGAAGGATCAATATCCTGCCCATCGAATGCCGGGCAGACACAGAAATTAATGAAGCGGTGACTCCAAATGATTTTGGAGAGCGCGATGGAATGCTCTTTGTGGGAGGGTTCTCACATCTTCCCAATCAAGATGCCGTGCTCTGGTTTCTGAAGGAGGTCTATCCTCTCATGGCTAAGAAGCTTCCCGATCTTCATGTCTCAATTGCCGGAAATGCTCCCACCGACGAGATCAAGGCGCGGGCAAGTAAGCAGGTTGTCGTGACTGGGAGGGTCAGCGAAGAGGAGCTGCGCTCGCTTTATAACAAGGTGAAAGTTGTCGTGGCTCCTCTGCGTATTGGGGCGGGTGTGAAAGGAAAGGTCGTAGAGTCCCTCCGCATGGGAGTGCCTGTGGTGACAACCTCAATCGGTGTCCAGGGTTTGCCTGGATATGAGGATGCGATTGCAGTGGCCGATGATCCCGCAGATTTTGCAAAGGCTGTACAGGATCTCCTGCAGGATGAAGCTCTCTGGCAACGCCGTCGTGAAGCGGGGCTGAAGTATTACCGGGAGAACTTCTCTGAATCAGTGGTTGCCCCGAAGGTGCTGGACCTGCTGAACGGCGATCGTTAACTCCTCCTGTATAGTGACTAGCTCGGAACCCATCGATGATAATTCAAAGAAGTTCGATCAATTCGGCTTTTTAAGACGCTTTCCGAGGATCCACGAATTGCTCTCTAGGAGAGGCAAGCGTGACTCGTCTCCATTGGATGAGGATGGGCTAATGCTGGCAAAGGTGCTGCATCCCGACTATGTGGGTAGGCTCTGGCTGGAAAATCGTCATGACTGGGCCAGACGCTATATGGAGGCATGGCGCGCGGGACTTGAATTGCGAAAGCCCTTTCCAGGATTTCATCCAGGGATCTACCGTGATCACCACCCGGAGGTACGGGGTGATCCCACCATTGATTTCCTGAAGGCAGGGAGGCCAGAAGGCCCGTGGCTAACAGAAGTGATGAGGGAGGGTGGAGCAGAATGGTTAAAGGTTAAAAGTGATTGTGATAGGGAATACATAGCCGTGGGAACGGCTTGGATAGATCCCGCGACAGCGGGACCCCAGCGGGGCGAGCTGAGCGGGCGCGAACGAGTCAAAGGGAATAAGGAGCCAATCCAAGCGGCCCTGCATCTTCATCTGCATTATCCCGAGCAGGCAGATGTTCTAATTCGAGCCTTAGGGACGGCACGTCAGAAGCCCGACTTATTCATCAGTCTGACGAGTAAAGAGGGGAAGGTGTCAGTGAAAGGGCTGCTCGAGAAATACAGAGTGAAGTGTCGTGAGATTGCTGTTTTTCCGAATAGGGGCCGGGATCTGGGGCCATTCCTCACCGGCTTCCGCGAGTCGCTTCTGAATTATGAGATCGTGGGGCACTTTCATACGAAGGGATCCAAGCATGCGCCCCCGGATTTTGTGAAACGATGGAATGCTTTCCTCTCTGGAAATCTGATTGGCCTGTGCGGACAAATGATGGATACGATTTTGGATAGAATGGCCGCCGATTCAGGCATCGGGATTGTCTATCCTGACGACCCGATGATCTGGGGATGGTTTGAGAACTACACCATAGGAAAGACCCTTCTCGAAAAGCTGGGTCTAGCTATTCCGAATGAAAACACCTTCTTCAATTATCCAGCGGGATCGATGTTCTGGGCTAGAACCGCAGCTCTGAAGCCTTTGTTCGATCTCGGGCTTCGCTGGGAAGACTACCCAGAGGAGCCAATATCACAGGACGGCAGCATCCTGCATGCGATTGAGAGGCTTTTTGGGATCATTCCTGAGCAGATCGGCTACCGAACCTTGCTGACCCATGTTTCTGGCCTTATACGCTAAACCCCTATTTTCCATGATTTCATTCAACCGCAGTCTCCTTGGTCATCTCTCCGGTCAAAAGACTAATAACCTGAACCTGATCCGGCTTGTACTGGCACTGGCTGTGATTTATGCCCATGCCTATCCGCTATCGCTTGGGGCTGGAAGGGGAGTAGATCTGATAAACCGGCTTAGCCATGGGCAGCAAACAGCAGGTGGATTAGCTGTGGATCTCTTCTTCCTGATCAGTGGATTCCTAATCACGGCGAGTTGGCTGCACAGTAGTTCTATGCAGAATTTCCTGCAGCGTCGGGTGCTCCGTATCTATCCCGCGTATATGGTGACTCTGGCCTTCTGCGCGCTTCTGATCTGGGGAATCTGCCCCGCCTTCCGTGCCATGCCGGAGCATCGGGGCACACCCTATCTCCTTACGCTGATTTCCTGGGGGATTAATTTTTTCAAGGATTGTATCTTACTGACCTTCAACAGCATCAGCTGGAAGGGGGTCTTTGATGACAATCCCTATCCCGGATGTGCGAATGCCTCCCTCTGGACGATTCAGAAGGAGTTTTTCTGTTACCTGCTGGTGGCGGGTATTGGGCAGTTCGCCATCTTCAAGCATCGATGGCTGACGCTGCTTGCGGCATTGGTTATCTATGCCGCCTATGCGAAGGGATTGCTTGTGGGAGCTGACATGGAGCAAA
It encodes the following:
- a CDS encoding acyltransferase produces the protein MKITESFSFYCINLSGKIPSQRIRHFIYRFFYGIRLGLNSVIYNSCEIRDAHRISIGNHSCIGDQCILDGRGGLTIGNSVNFSTGVWVWTMQHQVNDPDFACESAEVVIEDYAWVSCRSVILPGVRIGKGAVVAAGAVVTKSVEPYSIVAGVPAKKIGERSQDLRYELKSYIHFW
- a CDS encoding glycosyltransferase, which translates into the protein MRKDAHQISICIPVLNARQYLSERWHSICNQTFQEWELIVCDSGSDDGSCEFIQSIAATDHRVSLHRVLRQGIYAGINECIRRASGEFIYIATADDTMEPECLERLLATLQNHPECGIAQCALTIIDGSGISLPEGKQWERYTLGMYNPQLVSRRNKRMAPHDGLLHPGLLTIYTSLTQLLIRKSVFGRCGLFDGRWGAISDFEWGMRVGLLENCVYIPEKLATWRHHASQATDHADTYVRREKMLQMVDAAFEKSVTISGGGVRSSWSQYAGHLLERDLIQMRIQEWRSGQCTLGMLLQEILLRPTAFLGHFKDVFLNKHWGQWHHGNRYRMISRLLKKCMSPEPVFLDSK
- a CDS encoding glycosyltransferase family 4 protein, translating into MNTHFRGRRELPKGNAVNPLMLFIDQRAARGDEDAGSRQMLSYLKLFAGRGYQIVFWSYDGCDDPQSVQVLNSLGIKVLHKAPYIFSFEDWIKAFGNDLKVVFLSRPHVAVQFLNAIKKNSSASIVYYGHDLHVERMNLQNILVPGSFTEETVEAVKNMEEECWDKSDVILYPSIDEVNLLREKYPHRRINILPIECRADTEINEAVTPNDFGERDGMLFVGGFSHLPNQDAVLWFLKEVYPLMAKKLPDLHVSIAGNAPTDEIKARASKQVVVTGRVSEEELRSLYNKVKVVVAPLRIGAGVKGKVVESLRMGVPVVTTSIGVQGLPGYEDAIAVADDPADFAKAVQDLLQDEALWQRRREAGLKYYRENFSESVVAPKVLDLLNGDR
- a CDS encoding rhamnan synthesis F family protein translates to MLAKVLHPDYVGRLWLENRHDWARRYMEAWRAGLELRKPFPGFHPGIYRDHHPEVRGDPTIDFLKAGRPEGPWLTEVMREGGAEWLKVKSDCDREYIAVGTAWIDPATAGPQRGELSGRERVKGNKEPIQAALHLHLHYPEQADVLIRALGTARQKPDLFISLTSKEGKVSVKGLLEKYRVKCREIAVFPNRGRDLGPFLTGFRESLLNYEIVGHFHTKGSKHAPPDFVKRWNAFLSGNLIGLCGQMMDTILDRMAADSGIGIVYPDDPMIWGWFENYTIGKTLLEKLGLAIPNENTFFNYPAGSMFWARTAALKPLFDLGLRWEDYPEEPISQDGSILHAIERLFGIIPEQIGYRTLLTHVSGLIR
- a CDS encoding acyltransferase; translated protein: MISFNRSLLGHLSGQKTNNLNLIRLVLALAVIYAHAYPLSLGAGRGVDLINRLSHGQQTAGGLAVDLFFLISGFLITASWLHSSSMQNFLQRRVLRIYPAYMVTLAFCALLIWGICPAFRAMPEHRGTPYLLTLISWGINFFKDCILLTFNSISWKGVFDDNPYPGCANASLWTIQKEFFCYLLVAGIGQFAIFKHRWLTLLAALVIYAAYAKGLLVGADMEQMDRRYLCYFFVGMNFWLWRDKIPYGTLLAAGCLFLLVLASQFKPFISILMPVAGGYLVLWLGYGPKVSIFDWTHRTDLSYGTYLYAYPVQQLFAMSPSLRDPLVNFLLTVPCVLGLAWLSWNLVEKRFLMLKNYLPIDRDPGEGPDERLKAEFERLKG